GGCGCCCTGCCATACCCCGCCCCTGCGCTCGTCAACGGCGCCTTCCCCTATGACGGCTTGTGAAACCTCAATCTACAGGGAAGCGGGATGGGGCGGCAATCGAAACACACCGCCGCCCGCGATGTTTCCCTGTCCGGCGACGGGTCCGAATCGCTTCAGGCCGTGGAGGCGTCATCGTGAGCGAAGTCGGTCGACACCGACAGCGTGCGCCATGCCGCGAGAATCGCAGCGTCGGCGGCGTGCTTCGCCTCCATCGCCGCGACGGTGTCGCTGCCGAGTTGAAGGCGGACGGGCGGATCAGGCACGTCGGCAAAGTCGACCAGCACGCGCGCCAGCTTGTCGGGATCGCCCGGCTGGCCGTGGTTCAGTCCGGCGGCACGGCTGCGAACCGCACCGGCGGTGCCGTTGTAGTCGGCGATGCTGGTGGGGCTGACGGCGAGCGAGGAAGCGTCGAGGAAGTCGGTGCGGAAATAGCCCGGCTCCACGACGGTGACGTGGATCCCCAGCGGGGCCAGCTCCGCATGGAGCGCTTCGGAGAGTCCCTCGACCGCGAACTTGGTCGAGGCATAGACCCCGAAACCCGCCGTGCCGCGATAGCCGCCGATTGACGAGACGTTGAGGATCCGACCTGAGCGACGCGCACGCATGTGCGGAAGCACGGCGCGCGTGACGTTCAAGAGCCCGAACACGTTGGTGCGATAGACACGCTCCACCTCCAGGGCGCTCGCCTCCTCGACGGCGCCGAGCAGGCCGAAGCCCGCATTGTTGAGCAGGACGTCGATGGCGCCGAACCGGACAACCGCAGCCTCGGCCGCCGAGCGTGCCTGCGCTTCGTCGGTGACGTCCAAGGGGAGCGCGAGGAGATTGGGCTGCGCACCCAGCGCCGCGACGACGGCGGCCTCACGCCGTGCGGTCGCGACGACGGTGTCGCCGCGCTGCAGCGCCCGCCGCGCCACGCGCAGGCCGAAGCCACGCGAGGCGCCCGTGATGAACCAAGTCTTCATGGTGATGTCCCTGCGACGGGATTGTCGCGTCGCCAGGACATAGCCGGGAGCAGGCTCGAACCGCTGTTCGCGGCTTTTGCCGACTGTCGCATTCTTGCTGTCGTTCGAGCGGACGTGGGACGCGGCTCGGGCCGCAGCGCCTCCGGACCGGGAGCGCTGCGGCCTTCGTCACGTCCGCGAATCCGACCTGTACCTCAGCCGATCAGGGTCTCCACCGCGATCGGAAAGCGCCTGGGACGAACGCCGGTCGCGTGCCAGACAGCGTTCGCGACCGCGCCGGCGCTGCCGGTGATGCCGATCTCGCCGACGCCCTTGATGCCGAGCGGGTTCACATGCGGGTCGTGCTCGGGCACCTGGATGCAGTCGAGCGACGGGATGTCCGCGTTGACCGGCACGTGGTACTCGGCGAGATCCGCGTTCATGATCCGCCCCGTCCGCCGGTCGACGATCGCCTGCTCGTGCAGGGCGAAGGACACGCCCCAGATCATCCCGCCATAGAGCTGGCTGTCGACCAGCCTGGGATTGATGATCCGCCCGGCCGCGAACGCGCCGACGAGGCGCGTCGCGCGGATCTGCCCGAGGTCCGGATCGACCTTGACCTCGGCGAACACGGCTCCGTGCGCGTGCAGCGAGTAGGCTTCCGCCGCCTCGTCGGGCGCGCCCGTGCCCATCGCCTCGATCTGCGTCCTGCCGGCGCGGCGCAGGATCTCGGCATAGCTCTCGCTCCGGCTCTCATCGTCGCGGCGATGGAGCCTTCCGGCCCGGGCGACGACGCCCGCATTGCTCGCACCGAAGAGCGGCGACGCCTCGTGGCTGGTCGCCAGCGCCGCGAGTTCAGCGATCACCGCCGCCCCCGCCTCGTGGATCGCCATGCCGACGGTCGCGGTATGGCCGGAGCCGCCGGCGATCCCCGCATCCGGAAGGTCCGAGGTGCCGGAGACAAAGTCGGTCTGGTCGAGATCGAGGCCGAGGCTGTCGGCGGCGACCTGCGCGAGCGCGGTCCAAGCGCCCTGGCCCATGTCGTGCGCGCCGGTCTGAACCGTGCCGCGCCCGTCGTCGCGAATGATGGCGCGCGCTTGCCCCTGGAACATGATGGCGGGGAAGATCGCCGTCCCCATGCCCCAGCCGACCAGGAGCCCCCGGTCGTCGCGCATGGAGCGCGGCTCGAAACCGCGCTTGGCCCACCCGAAACGTTCGGCGCCTTGCGCATAGCATTCGCGCAGCGCCTTCGACGAGAAGGGCTTGCCCGACAAGGGCTCCACGTCCGCATAGTTGGCGAGGCGGAACGCGAGCGGGTCCATGCCGCACGCATAGGCCGCCTCGTCGATCGCGCATTCGAGCGTGATCGATCCGCTCGCTTCGCCGGGTGCACGCATGAAGCCGGGCGTGCCGATATGGGCACGGACGACGTCGTGGCTCGTCGCCAGGGCGGGGCTGGCATAGACCGAATGCGAGGTGTTCGACGAAGGCTCGACAAAGTCGTCGAACACGCTCGATTGCGTGCGGGTGTGGTGAGCGAGGGCCGTGAGGCGGCCGTCCCGGTCCGCTCCGACCGTCAGCGTCTGCCGGGTCGGCGCGCGGTGGGTGACGGGGCCGTACATCTGGTCGCGCCGGAGCACGAGCTTGACCGGCTTGCCGGCGAGCCTGGCCGCCAGGATGCCCAGCATCATCGGGCCGGCGATCATGCCCTTCGAGCCGAAGCCGCCGCCAAGGAACGGGCTGCGGATATGAATGTCCTCGGGCGCGATGCCGAGCAGGCCCGCGATCCGCTGCTGCGCCATCGCCATGCCCTGGCTCGGCATGTCGATCGAGAGCCTGCCGCCCTGCCAGGCGGCGACGATGGCGTGCGGCTCCATCGCGTTGTGATATTGCGGCGGCGTCTCGTAGGTCGCGTCGACGCGGACCGAGGCATCGGCGAGCCCGCCGTCGATATCGCCCTTGGCGGCGACCGCCGGGAAGCCCGGCCCAACCACCGGCGGGACGAACGGCGGGCCCGCATCGAGGCCGACCAGGGGCGGGTCCGTCTCATAGGCGGGAGCGAGCAGCGCGGCGCCCTCCGTCGCGGCCTCGAGCGAGGTCGCGATCACCACGGCGATCGGCTGATTGGCGTAGCGCACACGATCGTTCTGGAGCAGGTCCAGCCGGAAATCGAAGGGCCCGACCTTCTCGTCCGGGTCCTGGACGAGCGGCGGACGGTTGCCCGGCGTCATGACCTCGACGACGCCCGCATGCGCCCGGGCGGCGGCGACGTCGAGGGCGGCGACGCGGCCCGAGGCGATCGTGCTGATCGCGACCACCGCGTAGAGCATGCCGTCGGGATGATTGTCCGCTGCATAGGTCGCGGCGCCCGTGACCTTGAGGCGGCCGTCGGCGCGCGTGAGCGGCTGGCCGATATTCGAGCCGTGCCGGCGATGGGCGGATGTGGCACCGGAAGCGAGCGTGAGATCAGTCATGATCGATCTCTCCGGCCGAGGTGGCGAAAGGCGATGCGGGAAGGGGCGGCAGGCGGTCCGGCGCGCCCGCTGCTGCGCGCATCAGAGCGCGGACGATGACACGCCGCGCCAGATCGATCTTGAACGCGTTGTCGCCCGAGGGCTTGGCTTCGGCGAGCGCGGCCTGGGCGGCACGCTCGAACGCGGCGCGATCGGGCGCCCTGCCCTTCAGCAGGGCTTCCGCCGCCTTGTCGCGCCAGGGCTTCGCGGCCACCCCGCCGAGCGCGATCCGCGCGTCGCGGATGCCGCCGTCCTCGATGTCGAGCGCGGCCGCGACCGAGACCAGGGCGAAGGCGTAGGAGGTCCGCTCGCGCACCTTGATGTAACGGGCGTGCCGAGCGAGCGCCCGGCTTGCGGCGGGCAGCCGGACCGCGACGATCAGGTCGCCCTGCACGAGCGCTGTATCCTGATGCGGCGACTCCGCCGGCAGGCGGTGGAGGTCGGCGATCGGCACGTCGCGCCGGCCCGCCGCGCCTTCGATCTCGACGACCGCATCGAGCGCGGCGAGCGGCACGCACAGGTCCGACGGATGGGTGGCGATGCAATGCTCGCTCCAGCCAAGCACCGCGTGGAGGCGGTTGTCGCCGTCCCGTGCGTCACAGCCGGCGCCCGGCACGCGCTTGTTGCAGGCGCTCGCGGTGTCGTAGAAATAGGGGCAGCGCGTGCGCTGGAGAAGGTTGCCGCCGATCGTCGCGGCATTGCGCAATTGCGGCGACGCTCCGGACAACAGCGCCTCGGCGATCACAGGGAAGTCCGCGGCGAAGGCTCGGTCGAACGCGAGATCGGCGTTGCGCACCAACGCGCCGATCCGGAGATCGCCGTCGGCGAGCCTCTCGATCGCGTCCAGGCCTTGCAGATGGGTGACGTCGACCAGACGGGTCGGCCTTGCGGCGCCCCCTTTCATCAGATCGAGGAGGTTGGTGCCCGCCCCGAGATAGGCGGCCCCTTCGCTGGCGGCGGCGGCGATCGCTTCGGGTATGGTTGCGGGTCGGACGTAGTCGAAGCGGTTCATGCCGCATCTCCCATGGCGGTGGCCGACATCTCCTGCTGCGCCTCGAGGACCGCTTCGGTGATGCCGCGATAGGCACCGCAGCGGCAGAGATTGCCGCTCATGGCCTCGCGGATCCGCTCGGGATCGTCGCCGGCCTGGGCTTCCTGGATCAGCCCGATCGCGCTCATGACCTGTCCAGGCGTGCAGAAGCCGCACTGGAAGCCGTCATGGGC
Above is a genomic segment from Geminicoccaceae bacterium SCSIO 64248 containing:
- a CDS encoding oxidoreductase, which codes for MKTWFITGASRGFGLRVARRALQRGDTVVATARREAAVVAALGAQPNLLALPLDVTDEAQARSAAEAAVVRFGAIDVLLNNAGFGLLGAVEEASALEVERVYRTNVFGLLNVTRAVLPHMRARRSGRILNVSSIGGYRGTAGFGVYASTKFAVEGLSEALHAELAPLGIHVTVVEPGYFRTDFLDASSLAVSPTSIADYNGTAGAVRSRAAGLNHGQPGDPDKLARVLVDFADVPDPPVRLQLGSDTVAAMEAKHAADAAILAAWRTLSVSTDFAHDDASTA
- a CDS encoding xanthine dehydrogenase family protein molybdopterin-binding subunit, whose amino-acid sequence is MTDLTLASGATSAHRRHGSNIGQPLTRADGRLKVTGAATYAADNHPDGMLYAVVAISTIASGRVAALDVAAARAHAGVVEVMTPGNRPPLVQDPDEKVGPFDFRLDLLQNDRVRYANQPIAVVIATSLEAATEGAALLAPAYETDPPLVGLDAGPPFVPPVVGPGFPAVAAKGDIDGGLADASVRVDATYETPPQYHNAMEPHAIVAAWQGGRLSIDMPSQGMAMAQQRIAGLLGIAPEDIHIRSPFLGGGFGSKGMIAGPMMLGILAARLAGKPVKLVLRRDQMYGPVTHRAPTRQTLTVGADRDGRLTALAHHTRTQSSVFDDFVEPSSNTSHSVYASPALATSHDVVRAHIGTPGFMRAPGEASGSITLECAIDEAAYACGMDPLAFRLANYADVEPLSGKPFSSKALRECYAQGAERFGWAKRGFEPRSMRDDRGLLVGWGMGTAIFPAIMFQGQARAIIRDDGRGTVQTGAHDMGQGAWTALAQVAADSLGLDLDQTDFVSGTSDLPDAGIAGGSGHTATVGMAIHEAGAAVIAELAALATSHEASPLFGASNAGVVARAGRLHRRDDESRSESYAEILRRAGRTQIEAMGTGAPDEAAEAYSLHAHGAVFAEVKVDPDLGQIRATRLVGAFAAGRIINPRLVDSQLYGGMIWGVSFALHEQAIVDRRTGRIMNADLAEYHVPVNADIPSLDCIQVPEHDPHVNPLGIKGVGEIGITGSAGAVANAVWHATGVRPRRFPIAVETLIG
- a CDS encoding xanthine dehydrogenase family protein subunit M — its product is MNRFDYVRPATIPEAIAAAASEGAAYLGAGTNLLDLMKGGAARPTRLVDVTHLQGLDAIERLADGDLRIGALVRNADLAFDRAFAADFPVIAEALLSGASPQLRNAATIGGNLLQRTRCPYFYDTASACNKRVPGAGCDARDGDNRLHAVLGWSEHCIATHPSDLCVPLAALDAVVEIEGAAGRRDVPIADLHRLPAESPHQDTALVQGDLIVAVRLPAASRALARHARYIKVRERTSYAFALVSVAAALDIEDGGIRDARIALGGVAAKPWRDKAAEALLKGRAPDRAAFERAAQAALAEAKPSGDNAFKIDLARRVIVRALMRAAAGAPDRLPPLPASPFATSAGEIDHD